The genomic DNA gctctggggcacctgagggTTGAGACGCTCTCGGCCCAGGCAAAAACTTTCCACCTCAAAGGGAGCCTGGTGTTTCTAACGGAGAAGCCCTACCCCCGGTCAGCCCGCCGGGCTCAGGTCTAGGCGGGGTCCCGCCCTCCTCTGCGGGTCAGGCCCGCgggggggtgtgggagggtgggggggggtgtgggagggtggggaggggggggtgggagcTCTCCCGTCGGCCCCTGCGgcgtcccagcccccaccccagctcaggaCGCTCCTAAACTCCTAGATCCAAGCCTCCCCTCAGGCTCCTCCGGATCCGCCAAAGCCTGTGCCGGCGGCCCGGGCCCCTCGGCGCCGCAGATCCCCGCGTCCCTCCTCCGGCCGCCCCCGCCGGCGCCCGCACCCAGCTGCCGGTGCCGCACGGGAACTCGCGAAGACACAACTGCCTCAGGTGCTCCCGGACCGCGGCGCTCACGGTCCCGCCGGGCGTCTCCATGCCCGCGCGGCCGCCTCGCCTGGCCGGTTGCTAGGCAACCGCCGGGACACACGTGCGCGCTCACCGGGGCCGGGCGCGCGATCCTCCCGGCGGGGGCGCGCGGCACGCAGGCGCTCCAGGTGAACCCAAGACCAGCCGGGGTCTGCGGACTTTTCCCGGCCGGCCGGGAAACCGAGACCCTGACTCAGGCGGGGACGACCTGGGTTTTTGATTCTGACCCTTTTGCGCCCGCAGCTGCAAAATGGGACAATAGTACACTTCCCACCACCACCAGGGGCCGTAACTGCTGTAGCTCCTAGCAGGCGCTTCCCACCTGAGAAAAGTGCTGATTATCGTTCCCATTTGACAGATCTAGGAAAGAGAAATGAGCCCAAGGTCAAACAGTCTCAAGATAAACCAGTGGATTCCAATGTGGATCGCTTTAGCCCCTGAGTCCGGGGTTTTAAATCACTGTCTACATGTATAACCGTTTTAGCACCGAGACCCCATTATAGACCGAAGCAAGCTCGCACATCATCTCTCCATCCTAAGTATCCAGCATCTAGCCTGCTACCCAAACAGTAAGGGCTCCCGGGCACACGTTTGAGAAACAAATGGGATGATTTGGTTCCTATAATTTGGAAATGCAACATCTTTACTGAGCTATAATTTGCGAACCCCCAAATCCACCTGTTTAAAGTGTGCAACTTTGTGTGATTTTTAGTATAGTCCCAATGCAACGATATTCATAGTGCAACTATCACTGTTATctaattttcaacttttttctcaccccaaaaggaaaccgcATACCCACTAGGCAGTCAATCCCCATTCCCCCTTCCGTCCAtcccctagcaaccactaataggcttctgtctctatggatttgcttctcctaaatatttcatattaaatggaatcatacaatattttgtgtctggcttctttggctcagcatcatgttttcaaggttcacccatgttgtagcaggtgtccgTGCCTTAttcctttctatggctgaataatcttGCATTGTATGAATGGACTACATTTTGcgtatccattcacccactgagggacatttgttttcactttttagcTCTTATGAAAAATTCTGAAACGTTCCTGTACATCTTTTTATGgcaacatatgttttcattcctctcGGGTCGATACCTAGGAatgaaattgctgaatcatacGGTCACTGTATGTTTAACAGTTTGAGGAAACCGTTTTACACAGAAGCTCTATGTCACCTCCCCATCAGCAATATATGAAGATTCTGGTTTTTTAATATCTTCACTAACACCTATTATTttactgctttgttttgtttttataatagacATCTTAGTTGATGTGatgtatctcgttgtggttttttttttttaattttttttcaacgtttatttatttttgggacagagagagacagagcatgaacgggggaggggcagagagagagggagacacagaatctgaaacaggctccaggctctgagccatcagcccagagcccgacgcggggctcgaactcacggaccgcgagatcgtgacctggctgaagtcggacgctcaaccgactgcgccacccaggcgcccctcgttgtggtttttatttgcatgtcCCTAATGCCTGGCTagtgatatggagcatcttttcatgtgctttttggccatttgtgtatcctctttggagaaatgtctttcaaATTCTTTAGTCATTTAAAAcgattttttgtctttttattgttgatttttaaaagttttttttttaatatattctggatattagctCCTTGTTTTACATaccatttccaaatattttctcccattccatggttgtcttttcaatttcttgatagtgtcctttgatccACAAAAGTCTTTAATTTCAGTGAAGTgtcatttatctattttgtcttatgttgcttgtgcttttggcgtaattttaaagaaactattgCCTAATCCTAATAAAATTGAGTttgagtgttctttatatattttgtcagATTTGTGGTTTGCAGATATATTTCTCCCAGTCTAGACTTGTCTTTTCTAAACAGTGTCTTTAGAAgaccaaacatttttaattttgacgaAGTCCAATTTATTGATGGGATCCTTCTGAAAACACCCACTGTGGTAGACATCATTCATCCTTTTTGACTGTGTGTCAAACACCTTTACTGTATCAGGACAcctttactattattattattagagagagagagagagcatgtacaagcgggggaggggtgagggggggagagagagagagagagaattttaacccacactcagtgtggagcctggcttggggctagatctcaccatgatgagatcatgacctgacctgaaatcaagagtcagatgctcaaccaactgagccacccaggcgcccacacctttacttttattagaaaaattcTCCAAAACTGCGCTATAAGACAAAATAAGAGCCACATGTCCttttaaagaataagataaaTATCCATGAGTGATATAAGCAAATCAGAAAGATGAATTGGGGATGActcctgggatttaaaaaaaaattttttttttaatttgacgtttatttatttttgagacatagagagacagaacatgaacgggggagggccagagagagagggagacacagaatctgaaacaggctccaggctccaagctgtcagcacagagcctgatgcggggctcgaactcacggagtgtgagatcatgacctgagccaaagtccgtcgcccaaccgactgagccacccaggagccccgactCCTGGGATTTTAATGAGGCAATTAGGTGGTTGATCTGCAGTGAGGGAAAAGAAGTCTCTAGAGGAGTAATCAAGAGTCCCGTCTCGAATGAGTTAAGTTCAAGATGCCCATTGACATCTATCCCATGTCAAGTCAGCAGCTGGATAGGAGTCGAGAGCACAGGGACGAGATCAGCTCTGGGTGGCCCATAGAGCCCAATGCACAACAGAAAAAACAGTTGGGAACCCTCGTCTACCCCAAgtccccctccagcccctgctgtctctttcctcctctgatcCAGTCTTCTGGACAGACTGGTCAGAGGGCCCTTTTACCTCACTTCCCAAACTGTCACAGTATGGCTCCTGCCCTAACAACTTATTCAAACTCCCCAAGCAAAGTTCCCAGTGACCTTGTGTTGCCACACCTAGTGAATCCCTTCAGTCTTTATCTTATTTGACCTCTCCATGGCTTATGATGGTGTTAATTGTATCCTCCTCCTTGAAAACCACTTTTCATCTTGTTCCATGGTGTGTTTTCCTAGtacatttctctccctcccaagaGTGTCTTCTCAGTGTTGTAGACtgtcatctccctctccctcttctgttATTAGACGTGGACCCCTGGACTCCACACTTACCTTACATGTCTCTTGTTGGTCATCTCTTGTAGGATTACAGTTTTCTCAATTACAATGTACAGATGGCACCCAAAGATGGCCCAATATACAGACATGGCACCCATGACTCCAGTTCCTTCCTTCAAGCTCCAAATCCGAATGTCCAAAGGCTCACTGTCCATCTTTACCTGAGAGTTCCATGACACTTCCAACTCACCGTGTCAAAACTGAATTCTTCACTCACCTGAGCCCTGTGATCCCCTCTGCTTGCAGCACCACAATCTGTCCAGTTACCCAAACCACCAACCCAGATGCAGTTCTCAACTCCTCCTTCTCCACTATCCCCATGTCCACTCAACCACCATCTCCTGAGAACTTTGCCTCCTACAAATTTCTCCACCCTATCCACACCCATTCGTCTCCACAATTACTGTTACCTTGACTCATATGCTTGGTTTTGGACATATCGAGGGCAGGACATTCCACTGGAGATGCCCATTAGGCAACCGAACATTTAGATCTGgagtttgaaagagagagacattaaGGTTTGAGGAACATGGATCGATGATGCGGCCCTTGGAGACATGCCCATTAAGAGATCAAGAAGGAAGATGATTTGGCCTAAGAAGGCATGGTCAGAGGGCCACAAGGTATCAGGATCATATTATTATAgagtaaagaggaaaaagaggtttTCAAGAAAGAGGAAGTGGTTGGCATTACAGCGTGTCATGGAGGGGTCAAGTAAAATGAAGGCTGAGAGGAAGCCAGTAAGGTTGGCAACATGAGGCCACTGAAGACTATATTGGTCCTCagttgctgccataacaaatgcCATAAAGCCAGCAATATAAATCTATGAAGTTACTTCCtacagtttctgtaggtcagaggTCCAGCATGGAGAAACTGGATTCTCTGCTCAGGGTGTTCCCAGGCCAAAGTCAGAGTAGCAGCTGGGGctgtggttctcaactggggccCAGGGTCCTCCTCCAAACTCACTGATTGTTGGCCAAATTCGTTTTCTCCTCATGCTTTCCACCTAGCGCCCTCCCTCTTCAAGCCAGCCAATAGTGGTTGAGTCTTTCTCATGCTTTGAGTCTCtctgccttctttatttttaagggttCGTGGAACTACATTGGACCCACCTGGTAATCAACCTTTCTTCAGGTCAGCGGATTAGTAACCATGAGTaattaattccatctgcaaagtccctgtaatgtaatataattatgGGAGTAAATACCAGAGGGTGAAAGTCACATGGGCAAAATTCTGCCTACCATGGACTTTGCTAGAGGATTTTGAATAAATTGTTAGGGTAAAAACCATACTGTGGCGTTTGGGGAAGTGAGGTAAATGTGCATGTAGACCATTCTGTTAAGAAACTTGgataagaggaaagagaaaacagggaCTGGAGGGGAACTAGGGATTAAGGGTGGAGGAAGGGGGTTTCTGACTCTTTTCTGTTGTGCATGTTGGATTCTGTGGATGGCTCTGGTCTGGCTTCCTTCCTGTGCTCTTGACTCCTATCCAGTTGCTAACTTGACATCGAATGCCCAGTGGGCATCTTGAACTTAACTCATTCCcgatgagactcttgatttctcctctcCAGGCTCCTTTTCCCTCACTGCAGATCAACTACTCAGTTGCTTTACCAAAATCCCAGGATTCATCCCTGATTCCTCTCTCGGATTTACCTCTACCTAAGGCCATCAGTCGGTTCTGTGGactccatctctgtcctctctaccctggtccaagccaccattACCTCTATCTAGACAGCCACATAGCCTCCTAACTGGCCCCTCTATTCCATCTTGGATTTACACAATCCATTCTCTACTCAGGGGCCtctctcattcttccttcttaactgactgagccacccaggtgctctattCTTCCTTCTAAAAGTACACCAGAGCCTATACTCGCCTCCCTACTCGCCTCCCTGGACAGCTGTCCAGCAGTATCTTGTCACACTTGGGATAAAATCCAAGTTCTTTATCATGGCCTCAGAAGGCCCTCTGTGTCCTggcctctgtccacctctctacCCTACTACCCTCCCCTTCTTTTGCTTCACTCCAGCTCCCATGACCCATTTCCCATTCTTGGCCACACCAAGCTCACTTTTGCCTGAGGATTTTTACACTAGTGTCCTCTACACGTGGAACACCCTTTCCCCAGATCTTCCCACAGGGACACCTCCTCAGAGAAACTATTCCTCGTCACTTAGAGTATCTCACCTaccactctctccttctcccatcACCTTGTTTTACTTTTATAGTTCTTATTACCTTACACTCTCTTGTTTGATAATGTGTCTACTGTCTGCCCGTTGCCCATCAGAACACCAGCTATCAGGGCAGGGACCTTGTTTAGCTTCTTTGCCACCATTCCTAAGACCCTAGAAGAGTCTATTATTCAAAATATGAATTAGCACCTTCAACAAATAACTCTGGAGCACAGACTCCAGTTCTAGGCCTTGTCGTTGCAAAGACACAGTTGAGAATCCAATGATGTTCAAGGCCAAGCAGAACGGAGATGAGGCCTTTGACTCACCATATTCACTGTGGTTATCGGGGCCATCCCCGCACACTGGCATGGGCATACTTCAGAAATTTCCAAAGGTAATACGTTTTGAGAAACCTCATGCCAGCCTGACGCCCACGCATACTCACTGTGACCCTCCCCAGAAATTCCCTGTGGGGCACTGACCCTCAGCTCCTGTAAATCACCTGTTCCTGGGGAGTTAGGCCTGTCAAATCTGGGCTTCAAAATTTCTTCTAGTCAAATCGACAAGCTTTTTCCCAGAAGAAATGGCAAAGATGTGTGTGctttcctgtgtgtgtctgtactgAGTCAGGCATCTGCCCACCTTGAGGGTAACCTCAGCGTTTCCTTCCAGTCCCGCTTTCACCCAGCCTCGTGGGGCAGAATATTGAAAGTGTTTTCTGGAGAAAAGCTGAGCAATGATTTTGCCATGGGCGGGACGTTGATCGCTCTTTTCCCTCACAACTGGCCCTTTATATATCTCCCAGAGTCCATGGCGAGCACATCTAGCTCCAGAAGCTGTTGCCGGAGCAGGCCCCGTGTGCTCTCTCGCCATGCTTTCCCACGCAGGTACTACTGTGCCCTGATGCCTGTTTCATGAGCGTGGTCTTGTCCCGTTGGATAGAGAAGACTCTGGAGGGGCTTGGCCAGTGGTTGCTCAACAACGGCTTCAGTGGCTGCaactggggtgggcagggggcgtCTGGCCACGTGGCCCACAGCATCGTTTTCTTTCTCCAGGACCCGCCAGGTTTGCCCTGTTTCTGCTCTGCTGCATGGAAACCTTGCTGCCCTCCCATATGGCACCCACCCATCGACTACGACCAAGCGACGTCCGAAAAATAATCTTGGAATTACGGCCCATGTCTAAGGGACTTTTGCAAGACTACGTAAGTGCCCTTACAGATTTCTTCTCCAggccatttctttaaaatgcctTCCATTTGCCCCTAGAAGAGGCCTACTATTTTAGACCCCAAGCTAGGGCTGCGGATACACCAGGAAGAGATGGGAACAACTAGACAGGATACAGTGGAATTTTCATGAGGGTTGGAGGCAGAGATTAGCCCAGACAGTCTGAAGTTCAATGACTTCTCACATACTATAGGATCTGCTTTAGTAGGTCTGTTCATTCTTAACATATCTAGTTCACGGTAATGTTACATGGGTTTTCCTGCCTGTAGCACAACCCTAGGGACGGGCCATCTTGCCTGACCATTTAGTTGCCTGCAAACGTCAACCTCAGCTGTAAATGATGTCTCAGTGAATTCAGGATATTAAAATCCTCTTGTGGGCACAGAGAGTCTCTCTTACCGCAGAGAAGGGCAGTGAACAAATTGGGGGTCTGTTTGCATGCTACTTTATCGTTTAATTAGGACCCAGTCTGCTTCTGCCAGAGGCTGTGCTGACTCCGACCCCATTGGGAGGAAAGTATGAGGTTGAATAAATGTAAATACTCTCCCATTTTCTCAGAGTTGTCTTCAAGATAGAACCTCTTGGGAAGCTTTGAttaaacgaacaaacaaaaaccaaaacctggAAACAGCTCACAAAATTGGCCTAGcccttcccttccaccccctGACATTTAAGCCTTAGCCTTGGCTTTAACGGGCACAGAAACAGAGGTTGTTACAGCCAAGGTGACTCTGCAGTTCAGGCTGGTGAGATGCTGTTAGCATTTCAGTTGAACCCCAAATCTCTTAGTCCTTGGGAAGAGGGACAGGAGAGGGTGTGGTCTGGAGTCCTCAGTATGTTTGGAAAAACTCTCCCTGGCATCTTGGAGGCCTTTCCAGATGTGCACACATCGCCCTGATGAGCTGGGGATACACTGGCTTTAATACAGAGTCACAAAGAGCAAGAAGCAGGACGGAAACCCAGATGCTTTCCTATtccccctctctgagccccagagcAGCTAAGAGAGGATTCCTGGGGAGGTGTGTGGAGGCCTTGGTCGCATGGAGCAGGGGAGGCAGTATGGAGCAGTGGTTATTGGTAGAGGCCTCAGAATTGCTGCTGACATGGGTTAGAATCCCGGGTCCGCCCCTTGATCTTGGGCCAGCTCTGCAAACCAACTGACCTTTAGTTTCTTCTGGGAAAGGCAATACTGGTGACCACAGCCTCACACGATGGTGGCACCGATTACATGGGATGGCAAGGGGGACGGGCCCACCCAGCCCATCACAGAGGGAGCATTCGGATGTAAGCACTTTGACTTCTAGCCATTACTGAGGATGTAATGTTCACCCATGTCTCTTCCTCGTCCCACAGCTGAAGAAGGAGATGGGGTTGCCAGAATCTAAACATTCCTCGTTACCGTGTCTCAGCTCTGACTCCCAACTGCCGCACATCAATGGCTCTGCCATCCTGCCTTATTTCAGGGCGATCAGACCATTGTCAGATAAGAATACTATCGATAAAATCATAGAACAGCTGGACAAACTCAAATTTCAACGTGAACCAGAAGCAGAAGTTTCTATGCCTGCAGACAACTTTGAACGTAAAAACTTCATCTTGGCCGTTTTACAACAGTTCTCAGCGTGCCTGGAACATGTGCTTCAATCATTGAATTCTGGATCCCAGTAAGCCATTCAAGGCCATCTGGCTGAACCTATTCCTTTTGGAATGGTGGAAATGTCTGAAGCCTTGAGAAAACATAACTGGCAGGCTAAGGGTGACTGCTCTGCTGTAAATTATTCCAATGAATAATTTCAGTGAGTCCCCAGATGGGCTAGTCCCGGGAGGACTGAGGTATAAATGTGTGAGTTAACTTGAAGAGATGTCAGGTTATGACATTGTTCTCCGTCTTGGCATTTATAGAATGTTTTTCCTCTGCAGACTTAAATCTTATCTTCATCATGCCTTTGCGAAGGCAGAAGGCGATACCTGTGTTAATTTATTGGTTTTTATTGTATTGAGAGTGTTAGTGCTCCTCAGGaactatttaataaattatattgagtTTTTCTCATgatctgctttggattttgtgagGGGGTTAAAATCAGTGGCTGGGAATCCAGGCTGGGTGGTGTTGTGGCTGAGGGAGCGTGGGGCATGCTGTGGAAACAGATACCATTTCTCCCCATGGGACAGGCTCAGTAGCAAATAAGAGTAGTTCTAGCAGCGACAaccatttattgaggattttCTTTATGCCAGGCCATGTAAGTACCGTTACTGTCCTCTTTTTATaggtgggggaaactgaggcaaggagtcatttagtgacttgcccaaggccacgctAGCTGTTAAGGCAGACTCACGCTTGCTCTTCACCACTCTGCCCAACCTTTGTCCCTCTCTGGGCAGTGACTGGGTCTTAGGAGCACTTAATGGCGTGCCCGGTACAGAGCAATCATTCAAGTGTCTCCTGCACGGTTCCAAACTGGATTTCCAGTGCCTCTGCTCCTGTAAAGTCCTGTTCCATCATTGCCTCCATGACTTCTACGTAGCCAGGGCCAAAGattttttcatttgaatgaaTGTTGAGTCCAAAGTCGTTAATGGTTCTTCGAGATCATTTGGACTAATGGCTCTCAAAGCACGGCCTCCGGGCCAGCAGCATGGGCATCACCTGAGGGCGTGTTGGAAATGCGCATGCGTGGGCCCCACCTCACACCTACTGAATCAGACGCTTTGGAGGGGTAGTCAGTGATCCGGGTTTTAACAAAACCTCCCCGTGATTCATATACACGCTGGAGCCTGAGAACCACAGATCCTGAGTTGAACAACACCTTCATATTCATCTTATTTGGGGGAAGATGAGGCCCAAAGAGATCCTCTGATTTGCCCACGTTCTcatatcgggggggggggggggggttggtggtggtgatgttatGGGGCTCTGAGAGCTGCAACTCACCCGGGAATTCTCTTTCTTACTCTTGTGGGTATTTCTACTTCAGCACCTCCCCGGGGCTCTGAGGCTACACAATCTTAGCCTCCAATGACAGTGTTTTGGTCAGCCTTTCCCAAAATATCCACCGTGGTGCTCGtctgtcattctttttgactgtcCTATATCAGAACACATTTACTATTGTTAGAAAAATTACCCCCAAGCTGGGAAATCAGGCAAAAAAGATGACCACGTGTCCTtccaaagagtaaaataaatatccactAGTCTGcagtgatataaataaatggaggaaaaggGACAAATGTTCCTTAcagaattctaattaataaacatagaaggaatgagggaaatagaaaatcaccattagaaCACCTCAGTCGTGGGgcgccgggctggctcagtcagtagggcacgcagctcttgatctcgggattgtaggtttgagcctcacattgagtgtagagattacttaaaagtaaaatcttaaaaaaaaaaaaaaaaagaacacctcaGTCAtaattgctgtgggcaagatctaCAGATGAAGGCTAAAATTAATGGGTGAACTGCGAAGAAACAGGAAATTTGCTTCACGACAAAGTATcttcccacaaatatttactagTCATTTGGCAGTTTTAACATAGGTCTGCAAATTCTTTGATATTTCCCTTccaggaggtggagggggaacTTCCCTCCTTCTGATGTAGGCTGGATCTGTGATTTGCTTCTAAAGCACTGAGCACAGGAGGGCAAGACAGCCACACACGAGGGAGAAAGCAATAGACAGCACCCCTGCGTGAGGCAAACAGAGCAGCCAGTGCATGTCAGGCACCCCTGATCTACCGTGGTGGGGAGGGTGGCTCGTCCTCTCTGTGGGACTCTTCCCCCAGATCCACATCCACCCCTTCGTGAGAAAACACCAGGCAAACCCGAGTcaagggacattctacaaaaccCCTGACCACAACCCTTCAAAGCTGTCAGCGTCAGGAAAAtcaaggggagacagagaaacctcCACCTGGGGACCAAGGAGACACGAGGGTTGGGTGCAGTCTTGGAGGGGATCCTGATAAAGGACcttagtggaaaaactggtgaaaaattcaaattaagcCTGCACTTCTgtgaatttcttagttttgatcaATGTAGCACAGTTATGTAAGACGTTCCCATTTAGGAGAAGCTGGGAGAAGGGAATATGACAACTCTGTACTATCTAGAACTTTTCTGTATaactacatttattttaaaataaaacacttgtaaagggacacctggatggctcagtcggttaagtgtccgacttcggctcaggacatgatcttacggctcatgagttcgagccccgcgtcgggctctgtgctgacagctcggagcccggaacctgcttcagattctgtgtgtccctctctctctgcccctcccctgctctctctctctctctctctttctctctggccagCAAATGCGAGCAGgtgctctctctcaccctccctttctctcaaaaataaatattaaaaaaataaataaataaaacacttgtaAAAGTCCACTTCTTCAGTCCCACGAGCCACATTTGAAGTGCTCCAGAGCCACATGTGGTGAGTGGTTCCTATACTGACCACACGAACGTAGAACATCTCCATCGCCATGGAAAGTTCTATCAGACAGCACTGCTCTCAGGGGATGGGGCATGATTTGTTTGGCATGATTTATCCCTGAGTAGGTCCCAGAGTCTGTGAACTTGTGGAAATTGCAGAAAATGTGTAGAATTTGTAGAAATTCATAGACAATTGATAAGGTGCAGATCATTCCTCTCTGGTAGAGAAGTAACCCCAGAGGTGAAGAGGGTTTTAGTGGCGGTGAGGGTGAGGTAGTCAAACCCCTTCCTTCCCATTTCGTTCCAGCACTTGTTTCTCTCAATGACgatggagacacagagaaaaggagatgtCACCTTCACGTATTATCCTTTGAGCCAGTTGTGCTGTGCTGACTGATTCCTTCACTGATGAGGTAAATAAAACTTTGGCACCTAAGTTACCTGGAATTCAGCTAACAAGGACCCACACGTAGTTAGAATTTCTTTCGGTGATAATCTGCCAAAACCCGGAAAGAGGCAAAAAGACCATCAGATTCTGGCATTTTGTCAGAAATTTAGTATCTCCTCCACCTACTCATTTCCACGGTATGTCCTGTGCTCAAGACACTCCAAagtaatgacttaaaaaaaaaaaaaaaaacccaatatcaCTGAcccacagaggaaaggaaaacaaatgttcCAGAGTCACAGGGAAGCAAAAACTACTAGGATCCAATACGATATGATTGATACGACACTCTCTGAAGCTGAGTAGAAGCTTAAAGTCGCCCGATTTATAAAGGAAGAACAGGCAATATCaagctttaagaaaaacatttttaagtaaggTCATCTTCTTCTGGAGAATTAAGAGGTGAGAggaaaactaaaaaggaaatagaaggggTAATCAGATAAcgaatgaggaggaggagagagaagagaaggcaaaGAAGTGGTTAAATGTAAACTAAGAAATCAAATAACCAGTAAATGTGAAACCAGGCTGAACCTTACTAGTAaccaagaaaagcaaatgaataggAGGTCATATCAGCAGAGGCTTTACACACGATAAGGCCTGATGGTGCGAAAGGCCTACTCAGCCGCTTCCGGAAGTAGGTGTCTGTCTCGCAGAGGATTCCATCCTGCTGACCCTCTCCTGCTATTCTCTCCTGGTGGAATTTCCTAAGGAGCTGATCACAGACTGGACACAGACAGACACCcacgggggggggtggggagggggggaaggggggcgggggctaACAGCATTCGTGACAATATCAGAAACACACGAGGAAACCTGCGTCAGGGAAGGTCATCTGAGGAGCAGGTGCCAAGGTGGGAATCTCCATACCAAAGGCTCAGCAGTAGCAAAACTGTGAGGGCGGCGGAGGCGCAGGGGGGACCGAGGCCAGGCCCCGGGCCCCCGTGGAACAGAAGGCTGGTGGCAGCATGTTAGACTgaagtgcttttcttttcttttaatgtttatttatttttgagagggtgggggagagggggaggggcagaagggagagagggagacagaatccaaagcaggttccaggctctgagctgtcagcacagagccagacacggggcttgaactcaggaaccgcaa from Prionailurus viverrinus isolate Anna chromosome D3, UM_Priviv_1.0, whole genome shotgun sequence includes the following:
- the IL31 gene encoding interleukin-31; the encoded protein is MLSHAGPARFALFLLCCMETLLPSHMAPTHRLRPSDVRKIILELRPMSKGLLQDYLKKEMGLPESKHSSLPCLSSDSQLPHINGSAILPYFRAIRPLSDKNTIDKIIEQLDKLKFQREPEAEVSMPADNFERKNFILAVLQQFSACLEHVLQSLNSGSQ